From the genome of Pukyongia salina, one region includes:
- a CDS encoding co-chaperone GroES produces the protein MALKIKPLSDRVVVEPQAAETKTASGIYIPDSAKEKPQQGKVVAVGKGKKDHDMTVKVGDVVLYGKYSGSELKLDGKDYLIMREDDILAII, from the coding sequence ATGGCTTTAAAAATTAAACCACTATCAGACCGTGTTGTGGTAGAACCACAGGCAGCCGAAACAAAGACTGCTTCGGGAATATATATCCCCGATTCTGCTAAAGAAAAACCTCAGCAAGGGAAAGTTGTGGCTGTTGGAAAAGGCAAAAAGGATCACGATATGACCGTTAAAGTTGGAGATGTGGTTCTCTACGGTAAATATTCAGGAAGTGAATTAAAACTTGATGGGAAAGATTATCTCATCATGCGTGAGGACGATATTCTTGCAATCATTTAA
- the groL gene encoding chaperonin GroEL (60 kDa chaperone family; promotes refolding of misfolded polypeptides especially under stressful conditions; forms two stacked rings of heptamers to form a barrel-shaped 14mer; ends can be capped by GroES; misfolded proteins enter the barrel where they are refolded when GroES binds): MAKDIKFDVEARDSIKRGVDALANAVKVTLGPKGRNVIISKSFGAPQVTKDGVTVAKEIELEDGLENMGAQMVKEVASKTNDLAGDGTTTATVLAQAIVKEGLKNVAAGANPMDLKRGIDAAVAAITKDLEKQSTKVGNSTEKIKQVAAISSNNDIQIGDLIAQAFDKVGKEGVITVEEAKGTETYVDVVEGMQFDRGYLSPYFVTDSEKMLTTLENPMILLYDKKISSMKDLLPVLEPVAQQGKSLLIIAEDVDGEALATLVVNKLRGSLKIAAVKAPGFGDRRKAMLEDIAILTGGTVISEERGFTLENATADMLGSAETVTIDKDNTTIVNGAGKKSDIQTRVGQIKAQIDTTTSDYDKEKLQERLAKLAGGVAVLYVGAASEVEMKEKKDRVDDALHATRAAVEEGIVAGGGVALVRARAVLEKLTTNTMDEATGIQIVAKAIEAPLRTIVENAGGEGSVVVNKVLEGKKNYGYDAKNDAYVDMLKEGIIDPKKVTRVALENAASVAGMILTTECALVDIKEDTPPMPMGGGGMPGMM; encoded by the coding sequence ATGGCAAAAGATATAAAATTCGATGTAGAAGCACGCGACAGTATAAAACGCGGTGTTGATGCTTTGGCAAATGCAGTAAAGGTAACGCTGGGGCCTAAAGGCCGAAATGTTATTATTAGTAAATCATTTGGTGCCCCTCAGGTAACCAAGGACGGAGTAACAGTTGCAAAAGAAATAGAGCTGGAAGACGGACTCGAGAATATGGGAGCTCAGATGGTTAAGGAAGTTGCTTCCAAAACCAACGACCTGGCCGGAGACGGAACCACTACAGCTACTGTATTGGCTCAGGCCATTGTAAAAGAAGGCCTTAAAAACGTTGCGGCCGGAGCCAACCCAATGGATCTGAAACGCGGAATCGATGCTGCCGTTGCTGCAATTACAAAGGACCTTGAAAAACAATCTACCAAGGTTGGTAATTCAACCGAAAAAATAAAGCAGGTAGCTGCGATCTCATCTAATAACGACATTCAGATAGGGGATCTTATCGCCCAGGCTTTCGATAAAGTGGGCAAGGAAGGCGTGATCACTGTAGAAGAGGCAAAAGGAACCGAAACCTATGTTGATGTGGTGGAAGGGATGCAGTTTGACCGTGGGTACCTCTCTCCTTATTTTGTTACCGATAGTGAGAAGATGCTTACCACGCTCGAAAACCCTATGATCCTTCTTTACGACAAGAAGATCTCTTCTATGAAAGATCTGTTGCCTGTTCTTGAGCCAGTAGCTCAGCAGGGTAAATCCTTATTGATCATTGCCGAGGATGTAGATGGTGAAGCACTTGCAACTCTTGTTGTGAACAAACTAAGAGGATCGCTTAAAATAGCTGCAGTAAAAGCTCCTGGTTTTGGGGACAGAAGAAAAGCCATGCTGGAAGATATCGCGATCTTAACCGGAGGTACAGTTATCTCGGAAGAACGTGGCTTTACGCTGGAAAATGCAACCGCAGATATGCTTGGTTCTGCCGAAACCGTAACAATAGACAAAGACAACACGACCATAGTAAATGGAGCCGGCAAGAAATCGGATATCCAGACACGTGTTGGACAGATCAAGGCACAGATCGACACTACCACTTCAGATTACGACAAAGAGAAGCTACAGGAACGCCTTGCTAAACTGGCAGGTGGAGTAGCAGTATTATACGTAGGTGCTGCCAGTGAGGTAGAAATGAAAGAGAAGAAAGACCGTGTGGACGACGCCTTGCATGCAACCCGTGCAGCCGTGGAAGAAGGAATAGTTGCCGGAGGTGGAGTAGCCCTGGTTCGCGCGAGAGCAGTACTTGAAAAACTTACCACAAATACGATGGATGAAGCTACCGGAATTCAAATAGTAGCAAAAGCCATCGAAGCTCCGCTAAGAACCATTGTTGAAAATGCAGGCGGTGAAGGATCTGTGGTAGTGAATAAGGTACTAGAAGGCAAGAAGAACTACGGTTATGATGCCAAGAACGATGCCTATGTAGATATGCTGAAAGAAGGAATCATAGACCCAAAGAAAGTAACTAGGGTAGCATTAGAGAATGCTGCTTCGGTTGCGGGAATGATCCTAACTACCGAATGTGCACTAGTGGATATAAAAGAGGATACTCCTCCAATGCCAATGGGTGGTGGTGGAATGCCCGGAATGATGTAG